A region from the Canis aureus isolate CA01 chromosome 10, VMU_Caureus_v.1.0, whole genome shotgun sequence genome encodes:
- the ZFP62 gene encoding zinc finger protein 62 homolog isoform X4: MWPKVEGLHKDNILESKVGETCDWNSKVENQLENPEGKRMKEDKSGMREKIGKAKNAANIKTEQEDEASEESLHPSSKHVIHQTVSVEQISSEQDKCMENINGTSHPGLQQKTSIVKKSHKCDECGKSFKYNSRLVQHKIMHTGEKRYECEDCGGTFRSSSSLRVHKRIHTGEKPYKCEECGKAYMSYSSLINHKSTHSGEKNCKCDECGKSFNYSSVLDQHKRIHTGEKPYECGECGKAFRNSSGLRVHKRIHTGEKPYECDICGKTFSNSSGLRVHKRIHTGEKPYECDECGKAFITCRTLLNHKSIHFGDKPYKCDECEKSFNYSSLLTQHKVIHTGEKPYECDECGKAFRNSSGLIVHKRIHTGEKPYKCDVCGKAFSYSSGLAVHKSIHPGKKAHECKECGKSFSYNSLLLQHKTIHTGERPYVCDLCGKTFRNNSGLKVHRRLHTGEKPYKCDVCGKAYISRSSLKNHKGIHLGEKPYKCTYCEKSFNYSSALEQHKRIHTREKPFGCDECGKAFRNNSGLKVHKRIHTGERPYKCEECGKAYISLSSLINHKSVHPGEKPYKCDECEKAFITYRTLINHKKIHLGEKPYKCDVCEKSFNYTSLLSQHKRVHTREKPYECDRCEKVFRNNSSLKVHKRIHTGEKPYECDVCGKAYISHSSLINHKSTHPGKTPYTCDECGKAFFSSRTLISHKRVHLGEKPFKCVECGKSFNYSSLLSQHKRIHTGEKPYICDRCGKAFRNSSGLTVHKRIHTGEKPYECDECGKAYISHSSLINHKSIHRGQQPYNCECGKSFNYRSVLDQHKRIHTGKKPYRCNECGKAFNIRSNLTKHKRTHTGEESLNVTSVGSHSDTSQKRTHEGGNALDGTKMSISVQGRAYKVSTQMEEKPYECMNI, translated from the coding sequence ATGTGGCCAAAAGTGGAAGGTCTTCACAAGGATAATATATTGGAATCTAAGGTTGGTGAAACTTGTGATTGGAATAGCAAGGTAGAGAATCAACTGGAAAATCCTGagggaaaaagaatgaaggaagacAAAAGTGGCATGAGGGAAAAGATTGGCAAAGCCAAGAACGCAGCAAATATAAAGACAGAACAGGAAGACGAGGCATCTGAGGAAAGCCTACATCCAAGCTCAAAACATGTTATACACCAAACTGTCTCTGTAGAACAGATAAGTAGTGAACAAGACAAATGTATGGAGAACATTAATGGAACCTCTCATCCTGGTCTACAGCAGAAAACCAGTATTGTTAAGAAGTCACACAAATGTGATGAGTGTGggaaatcatttaaatataattcCCGCCTTGTTCAACATAAAATTATGCACACTGGGGAAAAACGCTACGAGTGTGAGGACTGTGGAGGGACTTTCCGGAGCAGCTCGAGCCTTCGAGTCCACAAACGGATCCATACTGGGGAGAAGCCGTATAAGTGTgaagaatgtgggaaagcctaCATGTCCTACTCCAGCCTTATAAACCACAAAAGCACCCATTCTGGGGAGAAGAACTGTAAATGTGATGAGTGTGGGAAATCCTTCAATTATAGCTCTGTTTTGGATCAGCATAAGAGGatccacacaggagagaagccctatgaatgtggtgagtgtgggaaggccttcagGAACAGCTCTGGTCTCAGAGTCCACAAAAGGATTCACACAGGGGAGAAGCCCTACGAATGTGACATCTGTGGGAAAACTTTCAGTAATAGCTCTGGCCTTAGGGTGCACAAGAGGATCCATACAGGcgagaaaccttatgaatgcgatgaatgtgggaaggccttcatTACTTGCAGAACACTTCTAAACCATAAAAGCATCCACTTTGGAGATAAACCTTATAAGTGTGATGAGTGTGAGAAATCGTTTAATTATAGCTCTCTCCTCACTCAGCATAAAGTgatccacactggagagaaaccttatgaatgtgatgaatgtgggaaggccttcaggAACAGCTCAGGCCTTATAGTACACAAAAGGatccacacaggagagaaaccttacaagTGTGATGTATGTGGCAAAGCATTCAGCTATAGCTCAGGCCTCGCAGTTCATAAAAGCATTCACCCTGGGAAGAAAGCTCATGAATGTAAGGAGTGTGGAAAATCCTTCAGCTATAACTCCCTTCTTCTTCAACATAAAACCATTCATACTGGAGAGAGACCTTATGTATGTGATTTGTGTGGGAAAACTTTCAGGAACAATTCAGGCCTCAAAGTCCACAGGAGGCTCCATACTGGGGAAAAACCATATAAGTGTGATGTGTGTGGGAAAGCCTATATCTCACGCTCTAGCCTTAAAAACCACAAAGGGATCCATCTTGGGGAGAAGCCCTATAAATGTACCTATTGTGAGAAATCTTTCAATTACAGCTCTGCCCTTGAACAACATAAAAGGATTCATACAAGGGAGAAACCTTTTGGGTGTGATGAGTGTGGAAAAGCCTTCAGAAATAATTCAGGCCTTAAAGTACATAAACGGATCCACACTGGGGAGAGACCTTACAAATGTgaagaatgtgggaaagcctaCATCTCACTCTCAAGCCTTATAAATCATAAAAGTGTACACCCTGGGGAAAAGCCCTATAAGTGTGATGAGTGTGAAAAAGCCTTCATCACATATCGAACCCTTATAAACCACAAAAAAATTCATCTTGGGGAGAAGCCCTATAAATGTGATGTATGTGAGAAATCTTTTAATTACACCTCACTCCTTTCTCAACACAAAAGGGTCCACACTagagagaaaccttatgaatgcgACAGGTGTGAGAAGGTCTTCAGAAACAACTCAAGCCTTAAAGTGCATAAAAGAATCCATACTGGGGAGAAGCCCTATGAATGTGATGTGTGTGGAAAAGCCTACATCTCACACTCAAGCCTTATTAACCATAAAAGTACCCATCCTGGCAAGACACCCTACACCTGTGATGAATGTGGAAAAGCTTTTTTCTCAAGCAGAACTCTTATAAGCCATAAAAGAGTCCATCTTGGGGAGAAACCCTTCAAATGTGTTGAGTGTGGGAAATCTTTCAATTACAGTTCACTTCTTTCTCAACACAAGAGGATCCACACAGGGGAAAAACCTTACATATGTGATAGATGTGGAAAGGCATTTAGGAACAGTTCAGGTCTCACAGTACATAAAAGGATTCACACAGgcgagaaaccctatgaatgtgaTGAGTGTGGGAAGGCATACATCTCACACTCAAGTCTTATTAACCATAAAAGCATCCACCGTGGACAGCAGCCCTATAATTGTGAGTGTGGGAAATCCTTCAATTATAGATCAGTTCTTGACCAACACAAAAGGATCCACACTGGAAAGAAGCCATACCGGTGTAATGAGTGTGGGAAGGCTTTTAATATCAGATCAAATCTCACCAAGCATAAAAGAACCCATACTGGAGAGGAATCTTTAAATGTGACAAGTGTGGGAAGTCACAGTGACACATCACAGAAGAGAACTCATGAGGGAGGCAATGCTCTGGATGGGACCAAGATGAGCATATCTGTACAAGGCAGAGCTTACAAAGTCTCGactcaaatggaagaaaaacctTATGAGTGTATGAATATCTGA
- the ZFP62 gene encoding zinc finger protein 62 homolog isoform X2, translated as MPHPGEQRPGKLEASSAPSRPQSQARSPPGARQPARTPASPSPKPSERPSGHVPGRETIIESVLPPPREDSEVPGSRRGPFRPGRPRFCPAGGRASAPAPQPVLSHLKTRGTEDEKSTEKYENVGNAESMWPKVEGLHKDNILESKVGETCDWNSKVENQLENPEGKRMKEDKSGMREKIGKAKNAANIKTEQEDEASEESLHPSSKHVIHQTVSVEQISSEQDKCMENINGTSHPGLQQKTSIVKKSHKCDECGKSFKYNSRLVQHKIMHTGEKRYECEDCGGTFRSSSSLRVHKRIHTGEKPYKCEECGKAYMSYSSLINHKSTHSGEKNCKCDECGKSFNYSSVLDQHKRIHTGEKPYECGECGKAFRNSSGLRVHKRIHTGEKPYECDICGKTFSNSSGLRVHKRIHTGEKPYECDECGKAFITCRTLLNHKSIHFGDKPYKCDECEKSFNYSSLLTQHKVIHTGEKPYECDECGKAFRNSSGLIVHKRIHTGEKPYKCDVCGKAFSYSSGLAVHKSIHPGKKAHECKECGKSFSYNSLLLQHKTIHTGERPYVCDLCGKTFRNNSGLKVHRRLHTGEKPYKCDVCGKAYISRSSLKNHKGIHLGEKPYKCTYCEKSFNYSSALEQHKRIHTREKPFGCDECGKAFRNNSGLKVHKRIHTGERPYKCEECGKAYISLSSLINHKSVHPGEKPYKCDECEKAFITYRTLINHKKIHLGEKPYKCDVCEKSFNYTSLLSQHKRVHTREKPYECDRCEKVFRNNSSLKVHKRIHTGEKPYECDVCGKAYISHSSLINHKSTHPGKTPYTCDECGKAFFSSRTLISHKRVHLGEKPFKCVECGKSFNYSSLLSQHKRIHTGEKPYICDRCGKAFRNSSGLTVHKRIHTGEKPYECDECGKAYISHSSLINHKSIHRGQQPYNCECGKSFNYRSVLDQHKRIHTGKKPYRCNECGKAFNIRSNLTKHKRTHTGEESLNVTSVGSHSDTSQKRTHEGGNALDGTKMSISVQGRAYKVSTQMEEKPYECMNI; from the coding sequence TGTCACATTTGAAGACGAGGGGCACTGAGGATGAGAAATCAACTGAAAAGTATGAAAATGTTGGAAATGCAGAATCTATGTGGCCAAAAGTGGAAGGTCTTCACAAGGATAATATATTGGAATCTAAGGTTGGTGAAACTTGTGATTGGAATAGCAAGGTAGAGAATCAACTGGAAAATCCTGagggaaaaagaatgaaggaagacAAAAGTGGCATGAGGGAAAAGATTGGCAAAGCCAAGAACGCAGCAAATATAAAGACAGAACAGGAAGACGAGGCATCTGAGGAAAGCCTACATCCAAGCTCAAAACATGTTATACACCAAACTGTCTCTGTAGAACAGATAAGTAGTGAACAAGACAAATGTATGGAGAACATTAATGGAACCTCTCATCCTGGTCTACAGCAGAAAACCAGTATTGTTAAGAAGTCACACAAATGTGATGAGTGTGggaaatcatttaaatataattcCCGCCTTGTTCAACATAAAATTATGCACACTGGGGAAAAACGCTACGAGTGTGAGGACTGTGGAGGGACTTTCCGGAGCAGCTCGAGCCTTCGAGTCCACAAACGGATCCATACTGGGGAGAAGCCGTATAAGTGTgaagaatgtgggaaagcctaCATGTCCTACTCCAGCCTTATAAACCACAAAAGCACCCATTCTGGGGAGAAGAACTGTAAATGTGATGAGTGTGGGAAATCCTTCAATTATAGCTCTGTTTTGGATCAGCATAAGAGGatccacacaggagagaagccctatgaatgtggtgagtgtgggaaggccttcagGAACAGCTCTGGTCTCAGAGTCCACAAAAGGATTCACACAGGGGAGAAGCCCTACGAATGTGACATCTGTGGGAAAACTTTCAGTAATAGCTCTGGCCTTAGGGTGCACAAGAGGATCCATACAGGcgagaaaccttatgaatgcgatgaatgtgggaaggccttcatTACTTGCAGAACACTTCTAAACCATAAAAGCATCCACTTTGGAGATAAACCTTATAAGTGTGATGAGTGTGAGAAATCGTTTAATTATAGCTCTCTCCTCACTCAGCATAAAGTgatccacactggagagaaaccttatgaatgtgatgaatgtgggaaggccttcaggAACAGCTCAGGCCTTATAGTACACAAAAGGatccacacaggagagaaaccttacaagTGTGATGTATGTGGCAAAGCATTCAGCTATAGCTCAGGCCTCGCAGTTCATAAAAGCATTCACCCTGGGAAGAAAGCTCATGAATGTAAGGAGTGTGGAAAATCCTTCAGCTATAACTCCCTTCTTCTTCAACATAAAACCATTCATACTGGAGAGAGACCTTATGTATGTGATTTGTGTGGGAAAACTTTCAGGAACAATTCAGGCCTCAAAGTCCACAGGAGGCTCCATACTGGGGAAAAACCATATAAGTGTGATGTGTGTGGGAAAGCCTATATCTCACGCTCTAGCCTTAAAAACCACAAAGGGATCCATCTTGGGGAGAAGCCCTATAAATGTACCTATTGTGAGAAATCTTTCAATTACAGCTCTGCCCTTGAACAACATAAAAGGATTCATACAAGGGAGAAACCTTTTGGGTGTGATGAGTGTGGAAAAGCCTTCAGAAATAATTCAGGCCTTAAAGTACATAAACGGATCCACACTGGGGAGAGACCTTACAAATGTgaagaatgtgggaaagcctaCATCTCACTCTCAAGCCTTATAAATCATAAAAGTGTACACCCTGGGGAAAAGCCCTATAAGTGTGATGAGTGTGAAAAAGCCTTCATCACATATCGAACCCTTATAAACCACAAAAAAATTCATCTTGGGGAGAAGCCCTATAAATGTGATGTATGTGAGAAATCTTTTAATTACACCTCACTCCTTTCTCAACACAAAAGGGTCCACACTagagagaaaccttatgaatgcgACAGGTGTGAGAAGGTCTTCAGAAACAACTCAAGCCTTAAAGTGCATAAAAGAATCCATACTGGGGAGAAGCCCTATGAATGTGATGTGTGTGGAAAAGCCTACATCTCACACTCAAGCCTTATTAACCATAAAAGTACCCATCCTGGCAAGACACCCTACACCTGTGATGAATGTGGAAAAGCTTTTTTCTCAAGCAGAACTCTTATAAGCCATAAAAGAGTCCATCTTGGGGAGAAACCCTTCAAATGTGTTGAGTGTGGGAAATCTTTCAATTACAGTTCACTTCTTTCTCAACACAAGAGGATCCACACAGGGGAAAAACCTTACATATGTGATAGATGTGGAAAGGCATTTAGGAACAGTTCAGGTCTCACAGTACATAAAAGGATTCACACAGgcgagaaaccctatgaatgtgaTGAGTGTGGGAAGGCATACATCTCACACTCAAGTCTTATTAACCATAAAAGCATCCACCGTGGACAGCAGCCCTATAATTGTGAGTGTGGGAAATCCTTCAATTATAGATCAGTTCTTGACCAACACAAAAGGATCCACACTGGAAAGAAGCCATACCGGTGTAATGAGTGTGGGAAGGCTTTTAATATCAGATCAAATCTCACCAAGCATAAAAGAACCCATACTGGAGAGGAATCTTTAAATGTGACAAGTGTGGGAAGTCACAGTGACACATCACAGAAGAGAACTCATGAGGGAGGCAATGCTCTGGATGGGACCAAGATGAGCATATCTGTACAAGGCAGAGCTTACAAAGTCTCGactcaaatggaagaaaaacctTATGAGTGTATGAATATCTGA
- the ZFP62 gene encoding zinc finger protein 62 homolog isoform X3 yields the protein MSHLKTRGTEDEKSTEKYENVGNAESMWPKVEGLHKDNILESKVGETCDWNSKVENQLENPEGKRMKEDKSGMREKIGKAKNAANIKTEQEDEASEESLHPSSKHVIHQTVSVEQISSEQDKCMENINGTSHPGLQQKTSIVKKSHKCDECGKSFKYNSRLVQHKIMHTGEKRYECEDCGGTFRSSSSLRVHKRIHTGEKPYKCEECGKAYMSYSSLINHKSTHSGEKNCKCDECGKSFNYSSVLDQHKRIHTGEKPYECGECGKAFRNSSGLRVHKRIHTGEKPYECDICGKTFSNSSGLRVHKRIHTGEKPYECDECGKAFITCRTLLNHKSIHFGDKPYKCDECEKSFNYSSLLTQHKVIHTGEKPYECDECGKAFRNSSGLIVHKRIHTGEKPYKCDVCGKAFSYSSGLAVHKSIHPGKKAHECKECGKSFSYNSLLLQHKTIHTGERPYVCDLCGKTFRNNSGLKVHRRLHTGEKPYKCDVCGKAYISRSSLKNHKGIHLGEKPYKCTYCEKSFNYSSALEQHKRIHTREKPFGCDECGKAFRNNSGLKVHKRIHTGERPYKCEECGKAYISLSSLINHKSVHPGEKPYKCDECEKAFITYRTLINHKKIHLGEKPYKCDVCEKSFNYTSLLSQHKRVHTREKPYECDRCEKVFRNNSSLKVHKRIHTGEKPYECDVCGKAYISHSSLINHKSTHPGKTPYTCDECGKAFFSSRTLISHKRVHLGEKPFKCVECGKSFNYSSLLSQHKRIHTGEKPYICDRCGKAFRNSSGLTVHKRIHTGEKPYECDECGKAYISHSSLINHKSIHRGQQPYNCECGKSFNYRSVLDQHKRIHTGKKPYRCNECGKAFNIRSNLTKHKRTHTGEESLNVTSVGSHSDTSQKRTHEGGNALDGTKMSISVQGRAYKVSTQMEEKPYECMNI from the coding sequence TGTCACATTTGAAGACGAGGGGCACTGAGGATGAGAAATCAACTGAAAAGTATGAAAATGTTGGAAATGCAGAATCTATGTGGCCAAAAGTGGAAGGTCTTCACAAGGATAATATATTGGAATCTAAGGTTGGTGAAACTTGTGATTGGAATAGCAAGGTAGAGAATCAACTGGAAAATCCTGagggaaaaagaatgaaggaagacAAAAGTGGCATGAGGGAAAAGATTGGCAAAGCCAAGAACGCAGCAAATATAAAGACAGAACAGGAAGACGAGGCATCTGAGGAAAGCCTACATCCAAGCTCAAAACATGTTATACACCAAACTGTCTCTGTAGAACAGATAAGTAGTGAACAAGACAAATGTATGGAGAACATTAATGGAACCTCTCATCCTGGTCTACAGCAGAAAACCAGTATTGTTAAGAAGTCACACAAATGTGATGAGTGTGggaaatcatttaaatataattcCCGCCTTGTTCAACATAAAATTATGCACACTGGGGAAAAACGCTACGAGTGTGAGGACTGTGGAGGGACTTTCCGGAGCAGCTCGAGCCTTCGAGTCCACAAACGGATCCATACTGGGGAGAAGCCGTATAAGTGTgaagaatgtgggaaagcctaCATGTCCTACTCCAGCCTTATAAACCACAAAAGCACCCATTCTGGGGAGAAGAACTGTAAATGTGATGAGTGTGGGAAATCCTTCAATTATAGCTCTGTTTTGGATCAGCATAAGAGGatccacacaggagagaagccctatgaatgtggtgagtgtgggaaggccttcagGAACAGCTCTGGTCTCAGAGTCCACAAAAGGATTCACACAGGGGAGAAGCCCTACGAATGTGACATCTGTGGGAAAACTTTCAGTAATAGCTCTGGCCTTAGGGTGCACAAGAGGATCCATACAGGcgagaaaccttatgaatgcgatgaatgtgggaaggccttcatTACTTGCAGAACACTTCTAAACCATAAAAGCATCCACTTTGGAGATAAACCTTATAAGTGTGATGAGTGTGAGAAATCGTTTAATTATAGCTCTCTCCTCACTCAGCATAAAGTgatccacactggagagaaaccttatgaatgtgatgaatgtgggaaggccttcaggAACAGCTCAGGCCTTATAGTACACAAAAGGatccacacaggagagaaaccttacaagTGTGATGTATGTGGCAAAGCATTCAGCTATAGCTCAGGCCTCGCAGTTCATAAAAGCATTCACCCTGGGAAGAAAGCTCATGAATGTAAGGAGTGTGGAAAATCCTTCAGCTATAACTCCCTTCTTCTTCAACATAAAACCATTCATACTGGAGAGAGACCTTATGTATGTGATTTGTGTGGGAAAACTTTCAGGAACAATTCAGGCCTCAAAGTCCACAGGAGGCTCCATACTGGGGAAAAACCATATAAGTGTGATGTGTGTGGGAAAGCCTATATCTCACGCTCTAGCCTTAAAAACCACAAAGGGATCCATCTTGGGGAGAAGCCCTATAAATGTACCTATTGTGAGAAATCTTTCAATTACAGCTCTGCCCTTGAACAACATAAAAGGATTCATACAAGGGAGAAACCTTTTGGGTGTGATGAGTGTGGAAAAGCCTTCAGAAATAATTCAGGCCTTAAAGTACATAAACGGATCCACACTGGGGAGAGACCTTACAAATGTgaagaatgtgggaaagcctaCATCTCACTCTCAAGCCTTATAAATCATAAAAGTGTACACCCTGGGGAAAAGCCCTATAAGTGTGATGAGTGTGAAAAAGCCTTCATCACATATCGAACCCTTATAAACCACAAAAAAATTCATCTTGGGGAGAAGCCCTATAAATGTGATGTATGTGAGAAATCTTTTAATTACACCTCACTCCTTTCTCAACACAAAAGGGTCCACACTagagagaaaccttatgaatgcgACAGGTGTGAGAAGGTCTTCAGAAACAACTCAAGCCTTAAAGTGCATAAAAGAATCCATACTGGGGAGAAGCCCTATGAATGTGATGTGTGTGGAAAAGCCTACATCTCACACTCAAGCCTTATTAACCATAAAAGTACCCATCCTGGCAAGACACCCTACACCTGTGATGAATGTGGAAAAGCTTTTTTCTCAAGCAGAACTCTTATAAGCCATAAAAGAGTCCATCTTGGGGAGAAACCCTTCAAATGTGTTGAGTGTGGGAAATCTTTCAATTACAGTTCACTTCTTTCTCAACACAAGAGGATCCACACAGGGGAAAAACCTTACATATGTGATAGATGTGGAAAGGCATTTAGGAACAGTTCAGGTCTCACAGTACATAAAAGGATTCACACAGgcgagaaaccctatgaatgtgaTGAGTGTGGGAAGGCATACATCTCACACTCAAGTCTTATTAACCATAAAAGCATCCACCGTGGACAGCAGCCCTATAATTGTGAGTGTGGGAAATCCTTCAATTATAGATCAGTTCTTGACCAACACAAAAGGATCCACACTGGAAAGAAGCCATACCGGTGTAATGAGTGTGGGAAGGCTTTTAATATCAGATCAAATCTCACCAAGCATAAAAGAACCCATACTGGAGAGGAATCTTTAAATGTGACAAGTGTGGGAAGTCACAGTGACACATCACAGAAGAGAACTCATGAGGGAGGCAATGCTCTGGATGGGACCAAGATGAGCATATCTGTACAAGGCAGAGCTTACAAAGTCTCGactcaaatggaagaaaaacctTATGAGTGTATGAATATCTGA